The following coding sequences are from one Mastomys coucha isolate ucsf_1 unplaced genomic scaffold, UCSF_Mcou_1 pScaffold9, whole genome shotgun sequence window:
- the Rps24 gene encoding 40S ribosomal protein S24 isoform X2 encodes MNDTVTIRTRKFMTNRLLQRKQMVIDVLHPGKATVPKTEIREKLAKMYKTTPDVIFVFGFRTHFGGGKTTGFGMIYDSLDYAKKNEPKHRLARHGLYEKKKTSRKQRKERKNRMKKVRGTAKANVGAGKKKK; translated from the exons ATG AATGACACAGTAACCATCCGGACCAGGAAGTTCATGACAAACCGTCTGCTTCAGAGGAAACAGATG GTCATTGATGTCCTTCATCCCGGGAAGGCAACAGTACCAAAGACAGAAATTCGGGAAAAGTTGGCCAAAATGTACAAAACCACACCAGATGTCATCTTTGTATTTGGATTCAGAACCCACTTTGGTGGTGGCAAGACAACTGGCTTTGGCATGATCTATGATTCTTTAGATTATGCAAAGAAGAATGAACCTAAACACAGACTTGCAAGA CATGGCctttatgagaagaaaaagacCTCCAGAAAACAGCGAAAGGAACGCAAGAACAGAATGAAGAAGGTCAGGGGGACTGCAAAGGCCAATGTTGGTGCTGGCAAAAAG AAG aaatga
- the Rps24 gene encoding 40S ribosomal protein S24 isoform X3, translating into MNDTVTIRTRKFMTNRLLQRKQMVIDVLHPGKATVPKTEIREKLAKMYKTTPDVIFVFGFRTHFGGGKTTGFGMIYDSLDYAKKNEPKHRLARHGLYEKKKTSRKQRKERKNRMKKVRGTAKANVGAGKKK; encoded by the exons ATG AATGACACAGTAACCATCCGGACCAGGAAGTTCATGACAAACCGTCTGCTTCAGAGGAAACAGATG GTCATTGATGTCCTTCATCCCGGGAAGGCAACAGTACCAAAGACAGAAATTCGGGAAAAGTTGGCCAAAATGTACAAAACCACACCAGATGTCATCTTTGTATTTGGATTCAGAACCCACTTTGGTGGTGGCAAGACAACTGGCTTTGGCATGATCTATGATTCTTTAGATTATGCAAAGAAGAATGAACCTAAACACAGACTTGCAAGA CATGGCctttatgagaagaaaaagacCTCCAGAAAACAGCGAAAGGAACGCAAGAACAGAATGAAGAAGGTCAGGGGGACTGCAAAGGCCAATGTTGGTGCTGGCAAAAAG AAG TGA
- the Rps24 gene encoding 40S ribosomal protein S24 isoform X4, giving the protein MNDTVTIRTRKFMTNRLLQRKQMVIDVLHPGKATVPKTEIREKLAKMYKTTPDVIFVFGFRTHFGGGKTTGFGMIYDSLDYAKKNEPKHRLARHGLYEKKKTSRKQRKERKNRMKKVRGTAKANVGAGKKK; this is encoded by the exons ATG AATGACACAGTAACCATCCGGACCAGGAAGTTCATGACAAACCGTCTGCTTCAGAGGAAACAGATG GTCATTGATGTCCTTCATCCCGGGAAGGCAACAGTACCAAAGACAGAAATTCGGGAAAAGTTGGCCAAAATGTACAAAACCACACCAGATGTCATCTTTGTATTTGGATTCAGAACCCACTTTGGTGGTGGCAAGACAACTGGCTTTGGCATGATCTATGATTCTTTAGATTATGCAAAGAAGAATGAACCTAAACACAGACTTGCAAGA CATGGCctttatgagaagaaaaagacCTCCAGAAAACAGCGAAAGGAACGCAAGAACAGAATGAAGAAGGTCAGGGGGACTGCAAAGGCCAATGTTGGTGCTGGCAAAAAG aaatga
- the Rps24 gene encoding 40S ribosomal protein S24 isoform X5, which translates to MNDTVTIRTRKFMTNRLLQRKQMVIDVLHPGKATVPKTEIREKLAKMYKTTPDVIFVFGFRTHFGGGKTTGFGMIYDSLDYAKKNEPKHRLARHGLYEKKKTSRKQRKERKNRMKKVRGTAKANVGAGKK; encoded by the exons ATG AATGACACAGTAACCATCCGGACCAGGAAGTTCATGACAAACCGTCTGCTTCAGAGGAAACAGATG GTCATTGATGTCCTTCATCCCGGGAAGGCAACAGTACCAAAGACAGAAATTCGGGAAAAGTTGGCCAAAATGTACAAAACCACACCAGATGTCATCTTTGTATTTGGATTCAGAACCCACTTTGGTGGTGGCAAGACAACTGGCTTTGGCATGATCTATGATTCTTTAGATTATGCAAAGAAGAATGAACCTAAACACAGACTTGCAAGA CATGGCctttatgagaagaaaaagacCTCCAGAAAACAGCGAAAGGAACGCAAGAACAGAATGAAGAAGGTCAGGGGGACTGCAAAGGCCAATGTTGGTGCTGGCAAAAAG TGA
- the Rps24 gene encoding 40S ribosomal protein S24 isoform X1, protein MNDTVTIRTRKFMTNRLLQRKQMVIDVLHPGKATVPKTEIREKLAKMYKTTPDVIFVFGFRTHFGGGKTTGFGMIYDSLDYAKKNEPKHRLARHGLYEKKKTSRKQRKERKNRMKKVRGTAKANVGAGKKPKE, encoded by the exons ATG AATGACACAGTAACCATCCGGACCAGGAAGTTCATGACAAACCGTCTGCTTCAGAGGAAACAGATG GTCATTGATGTCCTTCATCCCGGGAAGGCAACAGTACCAAAGACAGAAATTCGGGAAAAGTTGGCCAAAATGTACAAAACCACACCAGATGTCATCTTTGTATTTGGATTCAGAACCCACTTTGGTGGTGGCAAGACAACTGGCTTTGGCATGATCTATGATTCTTTAGATTATGCAAAGAAGAATGAACCTAAACACAGACTTGCAAGA CATGGCctttatgagaagaaaaagacCTCCAGAAAACAGCGAAAGGAACGCAAGAACAGAATGAAGAAGGTCAGGGGGACTGCAAAGGCCAATGTTGGTGCTGGCAAAAAG CCAAAGGAGTAG